attatttttcctcccctccgcgggcgggcgggcgcgcacGCCTCCCGCCCCTCCGCAGGCATGCGGGCTGGCTGCGGcggggaacggggcgggggggagggggagaagggaggggggggccgcccgcccgccgcctcacacggcggggcggggcggaggcggcgggggcggaggcagcgggaagggaggggaggaaagggggcgGGGCTCTGCCGCCCACCGCCCCGCGCCTCGCCCACGCTGAGGCCGAGCCCGAACTCATCGCCGCAGTGTCGGCGGCGCCGGCGCCTGCCCCTTTAAGCGGCCGTGCCCATTGTTTGCGCCGCGGCCAATgggcgccggcggccgcggcgcgcGCGGCCAATGGGCGCGGCGCGGGGCAGCGCGCGCGCCGCCCCCGGCTCTATAAGAGGGGCCGTGGCGCCGCGTGAGTCCCCACTGGCTCGCGCAAAGCCATCTTGGCATTGTTctgcccgcgccgccgcccgcgccgccacAGCCCCGCCACAGCCCCGCACGCCCCCGCCATGTCCGACACGGCCGTGGACACCAGCGCCGAGATCTCCGCCAAGGTGAGCCGCCGCCCCGCgactctccccacccccccaacccctcgCTCGCCGCTTTTTTCcggctgtaattttttttttccccaagcgaTTTTTTTTGcggctttttatctttttctcttttttaaatttttttttttttttttttttactcccccCCACCTTCCCGCCCGTCCCTCGTCCCCAACCCCTTCCCGTTGGAAGTTCGCGGTGGGGCTCGGTgcggggccgctgccgccgctgctctCGCCGTGCGGAGCTGCCTGCGCCGTTTCTTTGTCTACAGCGTGCGGGAAACGTGCTCGCCGCCCTCGCCGGTGCTGCGAGCCCCGCCGTGCCGCGCCGGCTTCCGCGGCCCGCTGCCTCCCGCCTTCCCGGggacagcagtagcagcagcagcggcggctgCGGGGCCGTCCCGCCGTGGAGGGGCTCGgggagtgtgtgggggggaagcACGGTTGCGCCTCGGCACCCGTCTGCGGCGgggggatggcggcggcgggcagcgatCGTCTCATTCAATCCGCTGCGGGAGCTTGACAGCCCCGTCAAACTTGGGTCCCGCTCGGCTCCgtccctgcgggggggggggcgggcagcgcaCTCCGGAACATGcaccggagcggggggggggggcagtgactGTTGTGGAGTTGATCCCgaaaaggggggaagggggagtgTTTGGGGGTGGCGGTTGCTGTTTCGGAGTTGCACCCGCttgatgcgggggggggggcaattgCTGTGTCGGTGTTGCCCCCGAAGGAAGGGGGGGCCGTTGCTATTTCAGTGTTGCTCCCCCCGGAAGGGGGGGTAGTTGCTGTGTCGGAGCTGCCccggatggggtggggggggctgggtTTGCTATTTCGGAGTCGACCCcggagacgggggggggggggggcggaggagtACGCCGGAGCTgcacccctgggggggggggcgggggtcgTGATTGCTATTTTCGGAGTTGCCCCGGCGGGGGTAGCCCCCACGGCGGAGCTGCCCCGGGTGCGCTGGGGCGGCGGAGGGCTGGGGACTCCGGCCGCGGGCCGAGCTCCTCGCAGCGGGATAACTTTGCGAGTCGGTGCCGGGGGTGATGGGGAGCGGTTGGGGATCGCCGGTACCGGCCAGGAGAGGCTCTCCCGGGAGTCCCCGCTGCGGCTCCCGGCGCCCGCCTTTGTCTGCGAGCCGCGGCGGAGCGTCCCCGGGGGCGCCGGGCACCGGGGCGGGCtgcgctccccgccgggccgtGGGCGGCGATGCGCCCCGTCGAGCCCGGAGCCGCGGCCGGGAAAGTTGTGGGgggacccgacccgacccgacccgggCGGGTGCGTGGGAAGGCGGCGGGGGATGGGGCGGCCGTGCCCGGGGGCCTCCTCACCCTGCGCCCCGGCCGGCACCGGGTCGTGCCGCTCCCGGGGGAAgcggggctggaggggaaggaaaaaaaaaaaaatccgataGGGAGGAGGGTTTACGAAAAACAACCAACGAAACGCCGTTTCTGGCAGATTTCGATTTCACTTCTGTTTCCCGCTCCCGCAgccgtaccccccccccccccccgcccgccctgcccTCGCTCCGGGGCCGCGGCTCGGTCCCCGGAGCCGGGAAACGGCCAGACGGGTCGATCCCCATCCCTCCCCGGGGGAACGGGGCCAAGTTTGCCGTTAACCTTCCCCTGCCCTTTACAGCGTGGGGGAAGGGGGCCTCGTCCCCGGCTCGCCCTCCCGGGGAGGAACAGGGGTCCGTGCTgcggggcgggcggaggcgcGCACGGCGGCAAGGtgacccccttcccccccaaacaTACGCACCCGGTAGGCGGAGGGGGGAAGCGCGAAGGCACCGGGGCCGTTCGCCCTCGTCCCGCCTCGCCGTCCGGAGCGCTCCCGGGAGGCggtggcgggcggcgggggggggcagggggtggtgtctcccgccccgcccgggcggcggctccgcgccgagcgccgcccccggccgccgccgtgCCGCGGGGCGCCCACCACGTGCGGCCCTGCCCGCGCCGCCCCCTGGGAGCTGGAGTCCGCCTCGCCGCCCCCGCCGGGACTACACTTCCCGGCAACCCGCGGGGCGCCGGGCCGGCGCGCTGGCGGACGGCCAATGAGATGGGCGCGGAGAGTGGCGCGCGGTTTGAACGGCGGCCGGGCGCGTgtcggcgcgggggggggggtggtggtgggggtgccCCCTGCCGGCGGGAGGCGCGGGCTGCGGCGGCTCCTCCGCCGTCCCGCGGAGGGGGTGGACGCGGGTCTTTGCTGGGACGGCGAGCAGCGGGCTGCCGGTCCTTTCTGCCGGGATCCTGCCCTCTGCCGCGGTCCCTCTCCCCATCGGGAGCAGCGGCTGCGCGGGCAGTTGCTGGTGCCCCGGGAGCTGAGCGGGAGCGAAGGTAGAGCTTCCCGGGCAGTTGGTGTATGACTAAACACCATTGCTATTTTATGGACAAACAGCCTCGCCACACCTATAATTAGAGGCTCTGTCAAAGCTTTGGAGCTAAAGCAGTCCTGCTGCACGGACTCCTGGTCTGGAGGCTGCTGTAGACATCTGTCTGTTTGTATTGGACTGGGCGTGGGGAAAGGGAGAAGCTGTGGTCCTCTCTGCAACCCTGTTGCTAGCACAAACTTCATGACCTGGCATCCTGATGGTCGTTAAACTGAGAGCGTCTTCAGTGGTGCGGGAAAGGTCAGGGCTGGAGATCCGTCCAGCTAAAATCCCCAAGAATGCATTGCTCCTTCACCGGGAGGATTGCTTACGTTTTGTGAACGACTCCTTTTGAAAAGAACCGTCGGGCTTAGTGAGATGTGGAAACTCTGACTGCTCGATCTGCTCTGTGTTTAACTTAGGAAATGCTTTTGTCGCCCTCATGCCCGTGTGCCTGATGTGAGGCAGAGGCTGCAGAACGCAGCAGCGCGATGGTGCGTGAGCGGTTAAGTGGTTGTGATCAGCCTCTGGGGAACAGCGGGAGCTGCTGACAGTGTAAAACTGTGCTGGAATTGGGCAGTGTGGAGGAGATGGCCTGGGAGCTGTATGTCAGCAGTGAAAGGAGGAGGgagcttgtgtttttgttttaccCCAGGCTCCTGGGATGCTGGTTTGATTAGGTGAGGTTCGATCAACAGGTGTAGCCGCCCCAAAGCTTGCTTCCAAAGAAAGTCTTTCCTCGCTGCACTGGCAGCCTGCGTGCCTCTGCTAACAGCATCTGTGCGTGCCCGTCTGGGTCTGAGTGGTTTAAGTAACCTGGTGGTCTAAAACCCCTGCGCTGTCTCGCCAAAGCAGCCTGCAGGGTAGTAGAAACCCTCCTGAAACAGGAGCAGCGGCCACGCTAGCAGGGCCAGGGCCGTGCTCTTACCCACTGGTGTTTCCACGAGGAAGTGACAGTGGCTCAGCGGGAGTGAAAGTGCCTGCTCGCTGCGGGCTGCGAGGCAGCCGCAAAGGGCAGGTGGGAGGGGGGCAaagctgcttgctgctgcagcGAAGTAGGGAGCTGCCAGCAACTTTGAAACACCTCGTGGTCGCTGCTGAAGCCGGCTGtgtggctgtgctgctggccccgggGAAGGgcctctctgctttccttggcTGGGGTAACGCTCCTTGTGCTGAAGGATCTCGCTCCAGCTGATGGAGGAACAGAAGGGGAGGAGGATGCAAGCAGAGATGCCAGTGTTAAATCCAAGTGTTCTTTATGCAGGAACATAAAGTTGGATCCTTTGAGCCTGTTTGCCGAGCGACTTGGCATGACATTTTGACAGTGATCAATAGCAAAAACACACAAACTCCCGCTCTCCTCTCGCTCTGCTCGCAGTGGAGATTTGAACCGAACTAGCCAGGCATGGCTCTTGGAGCAGTGTAAAAATAGacttcttcccccaccccatcctgTTACACTTAAAGCTGCGAGCTGGATACTGGAGTCTCCTCTGCCACTGCGAGAAAGACCAGGCGTGTAATATTTGCCGTATGATTTTCCCCAGGCAGGGCAGAGACCACAGTCTCTGCTAATGAGTTCCTGGGATTTGTTCCTGCTGCGAAGGTACCGAGCAGCCGTGGATGTCTGCAGCCCTGGGGCGGCGGAGCTCTTACGTTGGACGGGGCTGCTGGCTCTCCGTGGCATTGCAGGAGCTTGCGTGGACTGTGCTAAGATGGGCAatcagccagctctgctgctgttgagCATATGCAGACGGCCAGCTCTCTGTGTTTGGGAGCTCAGAGGTGAAACAGAGCAGTCTCTTTTTTAGATAGCTGCTCTCTGGCAAGGCTGACTTGAATTGAGATTCACCCCCACACTCTCCCGTTCCCAAGGAGGAGCCAGAATGTGGCAACCAAATTGCAGAGCAAATCGGTGTGAAGAGAAACCAGCTCCCGCTCTCTCTTGGACTGTGTTTTTCACACCTGATCTGCAGCTTCTATGACCCAGGCACCTGGAATTGGGGtgacttctctgcttttctgctccttccaggatctaaaagagaagaaggaagttgttgaagaaacagaaaatggcaGAGATGCACCGGCCAACGGCAACGCTGTGAGTATGGCTACAAtctgcagggagaggcagcccTTATGCCAACGccttttaattttcctctcccttcttgcttttgctgcgatcttgtccccagccctgctcagaggggaCCCCCTCCAAGTGGCAGCACTGCGCTGTGCAGAGAGCCCTCAAGCCTTTGGGGCTCCAGGTTCAACAGATGCTCCCAAGCCTGTGGGCAGCTCATGTGTGTGCAGAAAGGAAGGGCTGGGCTTGGATCCCCTCCCCGAAAGCTGTGTGAGGTTGTGTCCAGTGCCGCCACCTCCCTAGGCActggaaaaggaggggggggggggaagaaacccTAGATTTACAGCATTACAATCAGTTGAGTGGGGAAACACATTGTGTACAAGTAAACCGGTTGGTTTCCTATTTTTAACACGCTGGGGGAAATTCactctgctgcatttcagtgtgtCACAAGAGCCTTTGCAGTCTTTGTCCTCGCCCCAAAGCTGCAGCCCGAAGTTACTCTAGACTTGATCCTTCGTGCCTGGGCTGTCTGCGTTGtgtggaggcaggcaggcagcggggcgcGTGCCTGGGGCTCCGCTAGGCTGGTGCTTTGCTTTAGGCAGGAAAGGTGGGGACGCGCACTTCTGCTGAACatctcttcccccttctcccttccccagtgtattttttttaagtgatgttttGTCTTGCCAAGGAGAACGAGGAAAACGGAGAGCAGGAGGCTGACAACGAAGTAGacgaagaggaagaggaaggtggtgaggaagaggacgaggaggaagAGGGTGATGGTAACTTTCtttgttccccccacccccatcccacgGCTGTGTCCTGCCCTGGACAGCAGACTCCTGAGAAGCAGAGGAGAGCCGAGAGCTGCATCTCCCCCTCGTGGCTGCGGCCAGGCGGCTCTCGCCAGCCAGGCTCAGTCCTTCCTCGCTCGCCTGGGCCACCAGTGCTGGGAGTGAAGTCAGCCTTGAATCCCTTCCAGCAGGTTGAGGACagattccttccttcctccctcctccggCCAGACGGCACTATACCGTGGCGCTGAATAAGCGCATTAGCCCTTCCGTGCGAGTAGTAAAATCTGCCCTTGACTCTTGTGATCACAACGGCTGCTGCAGGACGTGAGTGCCAACCAGTGAGACGGGGACAGCCCTGGATGGCCATGCCTTGGCCCAGGCACAGAGGATAGGTCACCATCCTTGTTTGTGGAGCAGCATGCCGAGAGGCTGATGTGGTCCCCTCTCCTGGGCCTTTCCCGGGCTGGATGCCGTGTGAAAGCAGGCAGAGGAACCTGcggctcttccctcctcctcccaatGGGAGCGGACAGGCTTGCTTTCAACCTTCTCTGTCTGCAGTGTCCTGcatctccctgccctcccctgcttCCTGACCTGACCCAGCCTGGAAGTGGGTTTTGGCAGCAGCGACCAGAAATCCAGCAGTGACTTGCCGAATCACTTCTCACCCTCCCCGCTATTATATTTTTCCCAAGATCTGCTTGGATGAAtaacattgtttatttttatcgCTCGTTAAGGCTGGGAGAAAACCATTCTTGTTATGCTGAAATGAACTCGGGGCCCTTGATAGCTGTTACTAGGTTAATCCCCTGTGAATTTTCAGTTTACGTGCTGACCTACTAACCTGTTGGTTAGTTTTGGGAGACAGGGACAGGGCTGGAAATTTAATGACCGTTAGGCCAGCACCTATTCAGACAGTGTAAGCAGGGAGAGCTGCCCCCTTTGGGGTAGCATTCTGCTCtcagcagcctgctgcctgctgtgcccTTTGGTAGGAACTGGTTCACTAGGAAAAACTGGGAATCGTGGCCCTCTTCATGCTTGGGATTTTAACCCTTGGGGACAGAGTGCAGTGCTGCCATGTGCTGTCGTGAGACCATCTACATCCAGCCCTGCTTTGGGGTGGAAGAGAGGGGAAtacttccctctcccccctccccttggGCAGGAGGGGGATGCGTGTGCCACAGGCGTATGTGTGTGGGGTGGAAGTGTTGCTTGGATACTGCTGTGACAAGCCCGGGGAGCTTTGGTCCCGCAGTGCCAGCCCTGCTCTTCCCAGCGCACTGAGCGCAGGCACGATTTGGCATGCAGTGCTTGCAGGGATCCTGCACGGGCTCTGTCTGTCCGTGCCTGCTGCCCTCAGGTGATCCCTGCCTGAGAGCTGCACCTGAGCAGCCGAATGCTGCAGGAGAGAGATTTAAAGTCAGCAAGAGCAGCTTGCAtcagctttttttcccaacaCTTGTGGCCAAACTCCATCCTGGAGTTTGACAGCGGAGGGGAGCTTGAGGGTATATTTTTCTCacccttctccccatcccatctCATTATTTGCTTTGCTTAAAGCAGCTCAGAGAACTAAAAATGCTCCCAATCAGCTTGGCGCTGTCACCTGACCCGCCGGCCGGCCTGGTGCATGTGATGGCTGCCAGTGTGTTGATCCATCGCTGGGAGCTAATCTTGGCCCTTCCCGCCGCATGGGCCATGCCATGGCTGGACACACGctggggagaagagaggggaagggaggatggGCTGACCTTAATCCCCCTGGCTGTCTATACGTGTGGCTTGTGGCAGTGGTTTAAAGCCAGCTTACTGGCCTTAACACTCTAAGTTTTAGTAGGGTCTCCTGTTACACAAGAGACTCGTCTCGGCAGCCAAGAGGTTGTTCTTCCTCTGGAGCCTCCAGTCTTGCCCCCGACCCCCCAAAACTGGCCAAAGGCAATGGACTCAGTCGTTCTGATCCACTGGCCTATTTGAGCTCAAAGTGGGTCAAAGCCCAGAGCTCTCTGTTCATCCTTCTCTGGCTGTAAGATAAGTTGGTAGCATTTGTTTGCCGTTCTGATAATTAGAAAGTGTTCTGACTCAGAACTAATGCGTTCTGGCTCTCTTAACTCATTAAAGATGGACTAATAGCTGCGAAGGGAAGCAGAAGTAATCTGGAGCGGTTAGGTGGAGCAGCCACTAGAAAGagttttttcctctccccccccccccctttttgctGTGATTTCAGTGCTCGCGGTAGGTGCTGGTTTTGCCGTCCTGTTGTCCGCACTACAAACGTGGTGTGAGCCAGAGTCGATGCTGCCAATCCTTATTTCCTCTTTGGTGGGTCAAGCCAGTTGGGGGATGCCCCGAAAGCCCCCACGTCCTCGGGCACCTGCTGTCCTGAGCAGTGGCTATGCCAGCTGGGGAGACAGGACACTGGACACTGCAGTGTGGAGCTGAGCCAGAATTAAACCCAGAGGGGAGGTGTATGGTGCTGTAACCCTCCAAGAGGGTCTCACgttcctccccttctcctccatgcaggtgaggaagaggatggtgaTGAAGACGATGAAGCTGAGGGAGCCACAGGCAAACGGGCAGCTGAGGATGATGAGGTAGGAAGAGCAACCAGCCCTTCGGAGCCACCCGTGTCCCCAGAGGGCTTGGAGGGAGCGTCCGTGGGGCTGGAGAGGCCGGGCTGGGCTCTGGGGCTGGAACGCCCTGCCTGTGCGCTCCCTGTGCCTCTCCGGGGATGTGGCCCAGTTCTGTTTATATGCTGGCCTGGTTAGCAGGGTGTCTGCTCTGGCTCTGTGGAGCCGCTGGCCCTGGGTTGGGGAGCCCCAGGGTGCTCATGGCTGGCCAGGGCAGAGGTGCTCAGGGGCTCCCCGAGCTGGCTGCAAGAGGATTTTGCATGAGGGGGGAAACACTTGCGTTGCTCTGTCCTTCTCCctgaggcaggagagcaaccCGAAACCCTCTCCTGCCTTGCTGCCTGCCTTGGCATGGCTCTCACGAGCAGCCCCgctccctgtcccctctcctgaCAGCTTTGCTTTCCCCCCAGGATGATGACGTCGATCCCAAGAAGCAGAAAACCGATGAAGATGACTAGGcagcaaattattattatttttttttttttaaataaggaggaaaacaaaccaacaaaaaaggcCAGCGCGTCCTCTTCACCCTTGGGACCCCCCCTTCCCTCCCGTTGCaaccccctccccacacacacacgcacccccttcctcccccctccgcCGTGGTCATCCTCACCAAGTAGAGTGAACCCCGTTCCCGGCCCCCCGGCGCGGCGCTGCCACTCAACGAACATACGAAACGATTCGCCTGTTAGCGGGGAGAGAAACCCCCCCTTCCCCCACagaccccctccccccccaagcaCCAAAACTTCAAGGCCCTGCTTTCTTTCTTAAAAGTACTTTAAAGGagaatttgtttgtattttttatttacattttatatttttgtacatATTGTTAGGAGGTCCGCCATTTTTAAGTGATCTCG
The Harpia harpyja isolate bHarHar1 chromosome 12, bHarHar1 primary haplotype, whole genome shotgun sequence genome window above contains:
- the PTMA gene encoding prothymosin alpha isoform X2: MSDTAVDTSAEISAKDLKEKKEVVEETENGRDAPANGNANEENGEQEADNEVDEEEEEGGEEEDEEEEGDGEEEDGDEDDEAEGATGKRAAEDDEDDDVDPKKQKTDEDD
- the PTMA gene encoding prothymosin alpha isoform X4 — encoded protein: MSDTAVDTSAEISAKDLKEKKEVVEETENGRDAPANGNANEENGEQEADNEVDEEEEEGGEEEDEEEEGEEEDGDEDDEAEGATGKRAAEDDEDDDVDPKKQKTDEDD
- the PTMA gene encoding prothymosin alpha isoform X1, whose product is MSDTAVDTSAEISAKDLKEKKEVVEETENGRDAPANGNAENEENGEQEADNEVDEEEEEGGEEEDEEEEGDGEEEDGDEDDEAEGATGKRAAEDDEDDDVDPKKQKTDEDD
- the PTMA gene encoding prothymosin alpha isoform X3, whose translation is MSDTAVDTSAEISAKDLKEKKEVVEETENGRDAPANGNAENEENGEQEADNEVDEEEEEGGEEEDEEEEGEEEDGDEDDEAEGATGKRAAEDDEDDDVDPKKQKTDEDD